The Aphis gossypii isolate Hap1 chromosome 3, ASM2018417v2, whole genome shotgun sequence genome includes a region encoding these proteins:
- the LOC114126391 gene encoding uncharacterized protein LOC114126391 isoform X2 translates to MPVDDLPFACSSYFYGGITCLDDFTIESSKNPNDDDNLLSLTSLTKRVFLLYGRKNYITSWTNVNFYEGIRTESRNLQAFIKDNPVAGIVLTGIDGPINLPDNDYYTRFQSYVTQLRISIKYLKVGLYLNATAIISNKDNKQWFDFSKMNLLLDYYLITFRDFNDCTKELLNGGTTPMDSKDPKINTLNKFADALNALNIDKEKVYFEFVMTPTIPFAKLPTTLPCEITYSEYCLNKPNFMCVDNQNTFYEKGLFAKKHSKGWVGYGIDLIDRQQACKCEGDKFTTFFMLMKGYNEKEMLTCDKLKC, encoded by the exons ATGCCGGTAGACGATTTGCCATTTGCCTGCTcatcttatttttatggtgGAATTACATGTTTAGACGATTTCACAATCGAATCTTCTAAAAATCCAAATGATgatg ataACCTACTATCACTAACCTCATTAACCAAGagagtgtttttattatatggacGAAAAAACTACATAACTAGTTGGACAAATGTCAATTTTTATGAAGGAATAAGAACTGAAAGTCGAAACTTGCAAGCATTTATTAAGGATAATCCTGTAGCGGGAATAGTTTTGACTGGAATAGACGGCCCTATTAATTtg CCAGACAATGACTACTACACGAGATTTCAATCATATGTCACACAACTAAGGAttagcattaaatatttaaaagttggtCTGTATTTAAATGCTACAGCAATAATATcgaataaagataataaacaat gGTTTGACTTTTCTaagatgaatttattattggatTACTATTTGATTACATTTCGTGATTTTAATGATTGTACTAAAGAATTATTGAATGGTGGAACTACTCCTATGGATTCAAAAGATCCAAAGATTAATACCTTA AACAAATTTGCGGATGCTTTAAACGCATTAAACATTGATAAGGAAAAAGTTTATTTCGAATTTGTTATGACACCTACGATTCCTTTTGCTAAATTACCAACAACTTTGCCATGTGAAATAACATATTCcgag tattgtttaaataaacccAATTTTATGTGCGTCgataatcaaaatacattcTATGAAAAA ggtCTATTTGcgaaaaaacattcaaaaggATGGGTAGGGTATGGTATTGATTTAATCGATCGTCAACAGGCATGTAAATGTGAAGGAGATAAGTTCACAACGTTTTTTATGCTAATGAAGGGTTATAACGAAAAGGAAATGCTGACTtgcgataaattaaaatgctaa
- the LOC114126391 gene encoding uncharacterized protein LOC114126391 isoform X1 codes for MTSFMVTIFIVILHILYISPNINAQNRQDIEIGTSGCRYAGYIDPERKKCNGQDVMPVDDLPFACSSYFYGGITCLDDFTIESSKNPNDDDNLLSLTSLTKRVFLLYGRKNYITSWTNVNFYEGIRTESRNLQAFIKDNPVAGIVLTGIDGPINLPDNDYYTRFQSYVTQLRISIKYLKVGLYLNATAIISNKDNKQWFDFSKMNLLLDYYLITFRDFNDCTKELLNGGTTPMDSKDPKINTLNKFADALNALNIDKEKVYFEFVMTPTIPFAKLPTTLPCEITYSEYCLNKPNFMCVDNQNTFYEKGLFAKKHSKGWVGYGIDLIDRQQACKCEGDKFTTFFMLMKGYNEKEMLTCDKLKC; via the exons atgactaGTTTTAtggttacaatttttattgttatactacatattttatacatttcaccAAATATCAATGCACAAAATCGTCAAGAtattg AGATTGGTACATCAGGGTGTAGATATGCAGGTTACATTGATCCGGAACGCAAAAAATGCAATGGACAAGATGTAATGCCGGTAGACGATTTGCCATTTGCCTGCTcatcttatttttatggtgGAATTACATGTTTAGACGATTTCACAATCGAATCTTCTAAAAATCCAAATGATgatg ataACCTACTATCACTAACCTCATTAACCAAGagagtgtttttattatatggacGAAAAAACTACATAACTAGTTGGACAAATGTCAATTTTTATGAAGGAATAAGAACTGAAAGTCGAAACTTGCAAGCATTTATTAAGGATAATCCTGTAGCGGGAATAGTTTTGACTGGAATAGACGGCCCTATTAATTtg CCAGACAATGACTACTACACGAGATTTCAATCATATGTCACACAACTAAGGAttagcattaaatatttaaaagttggtCTGTATTTAAATGCTACAGCAATAATATcgaataaagataataaacaat gGTTTGACTTTTCTaagatgaatttattattggatTACTATTTGATTACATTTCGTGATTTTAATGATTGTACTAAAGAATTATTGAATGGTGGAACTACTCCTATGGATTCAAAAGATCCAAAGATTAATACCTTA AACAAATTTGCGGATGCTTTAAACGCATTAAACATTGATAAGGAAAAAGTTTATTTCGAATTTGTTATGACACCTACGATTCCTTTTGCTAAATTACCAACAACTTTGCCATGTGAAATAACATATTCcgag tattgtttaaataaacccAATTTTATGTGCGTCgataatcaaaatacattcTATGAAAAA ggtCTATTTGcgaaaaaacattcaaaaggATGGGTAGGGTATGGTATTGATTTAATCGATCGTCAACAGGCATGTAAATGTGAAGGAGATAAGTTCACAACGTTTTTTATGCTAATGAAGGGTTATAACGAAAAGGAAATGCTGACTtgcgataaattaaaatgctaa